The DNA window CAATCCTGTAGAAGTTTTTACGAAATCTACTTGTAGTTCGGCACACAAAGCGCAGGCTTTTTCTATTTCCTCATCGCTAAGGGCAGCAGATTCAATAATGACTTTAAGCACTTTATTGCTCCAGCGTGCAGCCGTCAAAACACTGTCGATATCATTGCGCAAAAATTTGAAATCATTGTTTTTCAATGCCGCAATATTGATGACCATATCCAATTCATCCACTCCATCATTCACAGCTTTTTTCACTTCTTCAACTTTAGCAGAAGTGGATGTGTAGCCCATAGGAAATCCTACAACGGAAATGATTTTGACATCTGAATTGGCTAAAAACAGCTTTGCTTTATGAATATAATAGGGAGGCACACATACACCAAAAAAGTTGTTTGCTTGTGCCTCTTCACACAAAGCCTTGATATCACCTTCCAGAGCATCAGACTTCAAAAGTGTATGCTCAATTTTTTTTGCTATTTCTTCATTATGCTTTGCCATGGCAATGTTTATATTTCTTCCCGCTTCCGCAGGGACAAGGATCATTTCTACCAATTTTTTCTCCCACTCTTACCGGTTCGGGCTTTTTCTGCTCCTGCTGTTGTGGCTGATTGCCCCCGGCATTTGAATTGCCTCCTACGAGTGCATTGTTGCTGTCCCTTCCGGCTTTCATCTTGGACATGTCCGTTTTCTGTTGACGCGCCTCCCGCACTTTATCGGGATCGCTTACGGGAATATTTCCCTTAAACAAGAAAGCACTTACCTCTGCATTCATTCTGGCCACCAAAGCCTTGAACAGATTGAAAGCTTCCAATTTGTATATCAAAAGCGGATCTTTTTGCTCGTACACGGCTGATTGAACGGACTGTTTCAATTCATCCATTTGGCGCAGGTGATCTTTCCATGCATTGTCAATAATGGCCAATGTTATGGATTTTTCAAAAGCGCGCATCAGGTTTTTGCCCTCATTTTCCATCACTTCATCCAATACGATGGGCACATTCAGTTCCTTGCTGCCATCGGTAAATGGAATGACCACTCGCTTGATTACCTCGCCCCTGTTTTCATAAATATTTTTCAATACCGGAAATGCCGTTTTAGAAAGCATTTCGCCTTTTCTTTTGTAAAATTCCTGGGCTTGGGCATAGAGTTTTTCTGTCAGTTCATTGATATTTCCCTTTAAAAACTCCTCCTCCTCAATATTGGTCTCCATGGAGAAATTGCGAATCACATCCATTTTGAAGTTTTCGTAATCTTCTACTTCGTGATTGTTTGCAACAACTTCCTCTGCCAAATCAAAGAACATATTGTTCAAATCAACGGAAAGCCTTTCTCCAAAAAGTGCGTGTTTTCTCTTTTTGTAAACTACTTCACGCTGCGCATTCATTATATCATCGTATTCCAGCAAGCGCTTCCTAATCCCGAAATTGTTTTCCTCTACTTTTTTCTGCGCCCGCTCCAATGATTTGGAAACCATGGAATGTTGGATCACTTCGCCTTCCTCGTAGCCCATTCTGTCCATCAGTTTGGCAATCCTGTCGGAACCAAAGAGGCGCATCAAATTGTCTTCTAGCGAGACAAAAAACTGTGATGAACCCGGATCTCCCTGACGACCTGAACGACCGCGCAACTGCCTATCTACCCTTCGGGACTCGTGGCGTTCACTGCCTACAATGGCCAAACCTCCGGCTTCTTTTACTTCCTTGCCAATTTTAATATCCGTACCACGACCAGCCATGTTGGTGGCAATGGTTACCGCTCCGGGACGACCAGCCTCAGCCACGATATCCGCCTCACTTTGGTGCTGCTTGGCATTCAATACTTTGTGCTTGATGCCTTTCATTTTTAGCATTCTGCTCAGCAATTCAGAAATATCCACAGTAGTAGTACCTACCAAAACAGGTCTTCCCGCTTTTACCAATTCCTCAGTGTGACTGATAATAGCGTTGAATTTTTCACGATTGGTCTTATAAACCATATCGTCTTTATCATCCCGAACAATGGGTTTGTTGGTAGGAATCACAACCACATCGAGTTCGTAAATTTCCCAAAACTCCCCTGCTTCTGTTTCGGCAGTACCCGTCATACCGGCCAACTTGTGGTACATGCGGAAAAAATTCTGCAAAGTAACCGTGGCAAAAGTCTGTGTAGCGGCCTCCACTTTCACGTTTTCCTTGGCCTCAATGGCCTGGTGCAATCCATCGGAATACCTGCGGCCTTCCATGATACGGCCTGTGTTTTCATCCACAATTTTCACCTTGCCATCCATTACCACATATTCCACATCGTGCTCAAAAAGCGTGTAGGCTTTCAGCAATTGGGAAATGGAGTGAATGCGCTCGGATTTTACTGCAAAATCCTGCATCAACTTGTCCTTGCGCTCCATTTTTTCTTCTGAAGTAAGCTCTGCTTTTTCTATTGTGGCAATTTCACCGCCCACATCGGGCATAATGAAGAAGTTGGGATCTTCACCACTTCCGGTAATCAGCTCAATGCCTTTTTCGGTCAATTCAACTGAATTGTTTTTTTCATCAATTACAAAATACAGTTCCTGATCTACCTTGGGCATATTCTTTGCCTGATCTTGCAGGTAGTGGTTTTCCGTTTTTTGCATAATGAGCTTATTGCCCTGCTCACTCAGGAATTTTATCAGGGGCTTGTGCTTGGGCATTGCCCTATTGGCACGCAATAAAGCCAAACCGCCCTCGCCTTCCTCCGGACCGGTTTTGCCTTCTTTTATCAATCTTTTGGCATCGGTCAAAAACTGGGTAACGGCTTTTTTCTGCACATCTACCAATCTTTCGATGCGGGGTTTCAATTCGTGGAACTCATGCTGATCGCCTTTTGGAACGGGGCCGGAAATGATCAATGGCGTACGCGCATCATCAACTAAAACCGAATCCACCTCATCCACCATAGCGAAATGCAGCTTTTGCTGAACCAGCTCTTCGGTTTGTCCAGACATATTGTCCCTCAAATAATCAAAGCCAAACTCGTTGTTGGTACCATAGGCAATATCGGACTTGTAAGCTTTTTTCCGTCCATCGGAATGCGGTTGGTATTTGTCGATGCAATCGCAGGTTAGCCCCAAAAAGTTAAAGATGGGCGCCATCCATTCGGAGTCACGTCTGGCCAAATAATCATTCACGGTAACAATGTGCACGCCCAATCCGGTCAAGCCATTGAGATAAGCCGGAAGCGTTGCCACCAAGGTTTTACCCTCGCCTGTGGCCATCTCCGCGATTTTCCCTTGGTGCAGCACAATTCCACCGACCAACTGAACATCATAATGCAGCATGTCCCAAGTGATTTCGGTGCCTGCTGCCAACCATTTGTTGTAATAAGTAACAGAATCGCCATTGATCTGGATGTGATCGCCAAGCGTGGAAAGTTCTTTGTCCAGCTCTGTTGCCGTAGATTCCAACTTTTCGTTTTCCTTGAATCTGCGGGCGGTTTCCTTCACTACCGCAAAGGCATCGGGCAGAATTTCCATCAGCACTTCTTCCAATTGCTTGTCGCGCGTTTCCTTGAGCTTATCCACTTGCTCGTAAACGGCTTCTTTCTCGTCCACATCCATATCCGGATTGTCGCTCACGCTTTTGAGCAGGGCATCAATTTCATCATCGGTTTCCTTGACGTATTCGCTTATGCGCTGGCGAAATTCCTTGGTTTTATTCCTCAACTCATCATTGCTGATACTGGAGAGCCCACTGTAAATTTCATTGGTTTTCTCCACCAAAGGCATAATGGATTTGATGTCTTTCTCTGATTTATTGCCGAAAATTTTCTCTACGGCTTTATTTATAAATTTCAACATAGTGTATAAACTGGGATTATTTTTTCTATT is part of the Chitinophagales bacterium genome and encodes:
- the deoC gene encoding deoxyribose-phosphate aldolase; the protein is MAKHNEEIAKKIEHTLLKSDALEGDIKALCEEAQANNFFGVCVPPYYIHKAKLFLANSDVKIISVVGFPMGYTSTSAKVEEVKKAVNDGVDELDMVINIAALKNNDFKFLRNDIDSVLTAARWSNKVLKVIIESAALSDEEIEKACALCAELQVDFVKTSTGLHPAGGASEKAVALMRELLPKSIKIKASGGIKDAAFANKLIAAGADRIGTSSGLKIIGK
- the secA gene encoding preprotein translocase subunit SecA; this encodes MLKFINKAVEKIFGNKSEKDIKSIMPLVEKTNEIYSGLSSISNDELRNKTKEFRQRISEYVKETDDEIDALLKSVSDNPDMDVDEKEAVYEQVDKLKETRDKQLEEVLMEILPDAFAVVKETARRFKENEKLESTATELDKELSTLGDHIQINGDSVTYYNKWLAAGTEITWDMLHYDVQLVGGIVLHQGKIAEMATGEGKTLVATLPAYLNGLTGLGVHIVTVNDYLARRDSEWMAPIFNFLGLTCDCIDKYQPHSDGRKKAYKSDIAYGTNNEFGFDYLRDNMSGQTEELVQQKLHFAMVDEVDSVLVDDARTPLIISGPVPKGDQHEFHELKPRIERLVDVQKKAVTQFLTDAKRLIKEGKTGPEEGEGGLALLRANRAMPKHKPLIKFLSEQGNKLIMQKTENHYLQDQAKNMPKVDQELYFVIDEKNNSVELTEKGIELITGSGEDPNFFIMPDVGGEIATIEKAELTSEEKMERKDKLMQDFAVKSERIHSISQLLKAYTLFEHDVEYVVMDGKVKIVDENTGRIMEGRRYSDGLHQAIEAKENVKVEAATQTFATVTLQNFFRMYHKLAGMTGTAETEAGEFWEIYELDVVVIPTNKPIVRDDKDDMVYKTNREKFNAIISHTEELVKAGRPVLVGTTTVDISELLSRMLKMKGIKHKVLNAKQHQSEADIVAEAGRPGAVTIATNMAGRGTDIKIGKEVKEAGGLAIVGSERHESRRVDRQLRGRSGRQGDPGSSQFFVSLEDNLMRLFGSDRIAKLMDRMGYEEGEVIQHSMVSKSLERAQKKVEENNFGIRKRLLEYDDIMNAQREVVYKKRKHALFGERLSVDLNNMFFDLAEEVVANNHEVEDYENFKMDVIRNFSMETNIEEEEFLKGNINELTEKLYAQAQEFYKRKGEMLSKTAFPVLKNIYENRGEVIKRVVIPFTDGSKELNVPIVLDEVMENEGKNLMRAFEKSITLAIIDNAWKDHLRQMDELKQSVQSAVYEQKDPLLIYKLEAFNLFKALVARMNAEVSAFLFKGNIPVSDPDKVREARQQKTDMSKMKAGRDSNNALVGGNSNAGGNQPQQQEQKKPEPVRVGEKIGRNDPCPCGSGKKYKHCHGKA